The following DNA comes from Crateriforma spongiae.
TCTCAGCGATGCGTTGGGCGATCGGTTGAAACACGGACGTTAAAGCACATCGGCGGTATGGATGAAGGTGTCGGGCTGCTGGTCGCCGCCCACATCGTCGCGTCGCCCACAGATCTCTCTGCTCCATTTGTTAAAGCGAAACTAGGTTCAACCGTTGCCACGCACCGCGATCCTTAGCGACATACACGGAAATCTGGCTGCGCTGGAAGCCGTCCTGAAAGACGTCGAATCGCAGAATTGTGATCGCATCGTCTGTTTGGGCGACGTGGTCGGTTACGGCCCGAATCCCTGTGAGTGTCTGGACAAAGTCAGCAAGTTCGAATTTTGCGTGCTGGGCAATCACGACAGCAGCGCCTTGTTCGACCCGGAAGGCTTCAACGCGGCCGCGGAACAGGCGATCTTTTGGACTCGCGATCGATTGGAAGAATCCGACGGGGATCCGGAAGCGGCGCGGCGACGGATGGAGTTTTTGTGCTTCCTGCCGCGTACCGTTCGCGAAGGCAACGTGTTGTTCGTACACGGATCCCCTCGTGGACCGACAAACGAATACGTGTTCCCCGAAGACACCCAGAACAGCAAGAAGATGGAAAAGCTGTTCTCGATGATTCCGCACTTGTGTTTTCAAGGGCACACGCACGTTCCCGGCATCTTCACGCAAGATCTGCAGTTCATCGCCAGTTCCGCGCTGATGTCGCCCTACGGGACGGACAACCCGTCGCGTCGATTGATGATCAATGTCGGCAGCGTCGGACAGCCTCGTGATGGTGACCCACGCGGTTGCTACGTGGTTTTTGACGGGATCTCGGTGGAGTTCAGGCGAGTCGAATATGACGTTGAACGCACCGTCGGTTTGATCGAAGCCGAACCGGACTTGGACAATTTCCTGGGTTATCGCCTTCGCGACGGCCGCTAATTGCGTCCGCCATCGCCGTCGCCATCGTTCGCACCGCGACGGTGGCGTGCAGCCCCTCGCGATCGCCGCACTAATCCTCTTTCAGATTCAGCACGGCTTTGCGTGCCCGGTCCAAGAAATCCGCTTTCGGTTCTCCCGCTTCCAAGAAGATCGGCGGGCCGACGGTGATGCAGCTCAGCAGCGGTACGGGCAAGAATTCGCCGCGTGGCAAAATTCGGTTCACGTTGTCGATGTACACCGGCATCAATTCTAGATCCGGACGCTTCTTGCCCAGGTAATACAGCCCGCTCTTGAACTCACCGACCTCTTCGCCCGACGATCGGCCGCCTTCGGGGAACACAATCAGCGAATAAATGTCGCCGATCTCTTTGATCATGATGTCGATCGGGCTGTGGTGCACCTTGATCTTTTTTCGGTCGATCAACAGCGCATTGAAGCTGCGTGCCATGTGGGGCTTCAGCCAGCCTTTGGACCAATAGTCCTTGGCCGCGACCGGTCGTGTGACCGCGCGGATGTTGCGTGGCAGCGCCGACCACAACACCACCGCGTCCAGGTGGCTGGTGTGGTTGGCAAAGTAGATGCGTTGGCAAGTGTCAGGCTGGCAATCAACCCAGCGGACGGTGAACCCGCTGAACAGTTTGGCCAGAATGACAATGGCTTGGCTGGTCAGTGTCATAGACGGCAGTCTAGCGAGACGCCGCGACCTCGCGAAGCAGCCCACGCGGTTTTCGGGCCGTTGCCTTCTGCGGACGAATCGCCGCGTCGTAGCCATCGGTGATCAGCGTTTGATAGCCGGTCACCATCGAATCGACTGATCCCGTCGCAAGGACTCGTTCACGTCCCGCAGTGCCCATCGATTGTCGCATCGCCGGGTCGTCGATCAAACGACCAATTGCAGCGGCATAAGCGTCCACGTCTTCGCTGGGGACCAGCATTCCGGTTTCGCCTTCGATCACGGTTTCGCCGATCGATCCCACGTCGGTGGACACCACCGCGACTTGGCAAGCCAGCGCTTCAAGGATCGAAACCGGTGACGCTTCGTTCAGCGAACACAGGGTGAATAGATCCAGCCCCGCGACGATCCGTGGCGTGTCATGCCGCGTGCCCATCAGGTGAATGCGATCGGCAACACCCAACTGATCCGCCAAGCTTTCGATTTCTGGACGTTGGGGACCGTCACCGACGACGACCCAGTGCAGGTCACTGTGGCTTTCGCGCAGCTGTGCCGCGGCGTGAACCAACATGCAGTGGTTCTTTTCCTCACGCAGCGCCGCAACGATCCCGACCAAGCGACTCGTTTCGTCCAGACGCAGTTCGGACCGCAGCCAAGCACCGGCCGATTCGTCGTGCCGGAATCTTTCACAATCCACGCCGTTTCGGATCACGTGGACCTTTTCATCGGGAAACCGTTCGAATTCTCGCAAGAACTTTCCGTGCGAGTCTGCCACCGCGATGAAGGCATCGGTGATGCCCGTCAGCCATCGGTTCGCACGTCCGACGCCGTCGGGCCATCCGGTTGAATGCAAAGCCGACGCGATCACCGGGACACCGGCGACCGCGGCCGCCAAACGGCCCCAAAACATCTTGTCGCCCGCGCCGACGGTGATCACGGCATCAATGTTTCGATCGATGATCAGACGCCGCAGCCGACGGATGACGCCGATGTCATACTTGCCACCGATCAGGTTGCTGTGAACGGGGAACTCCGATGCAATTTGTTGTCCCAATGGCCCCGGATCTTTCAAACACGCGACTTCGGGACAAACCACGTCGGGATTCATCCGCCGCATCAGATTGACCAACAGTGTTTCGGCACCACCCACCGGCATGCTGGTGATGACAAACAGGCACCGCAGCGGACGATGGCGATTGCCGCTGCACCGCGGGCGGTATCGAGACGATGGGGTCAACAGTCGACGAAGAAACATGAAACGATGGCTTACTGGGGCAATGCGGTCGGCGGCAGCGAAGCCGGCGCGATGGCCGTGGAAAATGGAAGGGTGATGTCGGATGCGTCGTTCGATTGATGTTCGTCCGCAACCGATGGGCTGACGTCGACGATCGGTTCGGCGGCAGCTTTGCGTGGATCAAAGCTGAGCCAATTGACGAAGCGTCCGAACTGGGGATCGCCATGAAAGCGTCGGATGTGATAGCTGTCACGACCGACCAAGTTGTAGGCACCGAACGCGCTGCAGAGGCCCTTCAGCCCGGCGCGATGGGCGGCGTCGACCACAGCGCGGGTGATCTGTGGTGGCATGCCAAATGGCACGGCAAAGTAGCGGACCGGACGCCCGATGATGTCTTCCAAGTCCTTTTTGCCGCCGATGATCTCGTCATCGACTTGAGCCGTCGTGTTGATCTTGGCAAAGTCGACGTGTCGTTTGGTGTGCAGTCCGATTTCAATGCCCGCATCGCAGATTTCACGGACATGGCCGACCGTGTTGACCGGCAACGGTTGGCCGGCTTTGACGTCGTGGGCGAACGGACGGCCGGTTGAAATGTGGTCGGTTGTGACGAAATAGGTGGTCGGGATTTGGCGTTCGGCCAGCATGGGCAGTGCGTCGTCCATGTTGTCCGCATAACCGTCGTCAAAGGTCACCGTGAATGTCGGGTGGTGATTGACGCCAGCGTCAACGCGGTGCTGGACGGTGGCCAAGTCGACCGGTTGCATGTGGTCGACCAGGTAGTCGATGTGCCGCCGGAATTGATCCGGGTGGATCGTCCACGGGTTCGGATGGCTGGTCGCAACGCGATGATAAAAGGGGACATTCAGCGGTGCCGCCCCGTCGCGGGCCAACCGCTTCAAGCGTCGTCGTCGCAGCGGTCCCATGAGATGGGCGCGGGCATCGATCGCGATTTGTCTGAAAAGGCTCAAAGGATCAGCGGCTGGGAATTCGGGTTCAGAATTCGGTGCAGGAGGCTTCGACGCGCGATGCCGTCGGGTGGGAACAGAATGTCAACTCGGTACCGGTTCCTACCTTGCCAATGCACGGTCGCTGGGGACAAAGACGCCCTTGTTCGGCGGGATGCCTGGGGTCCGCGACCGCACAAACAGAATTTGCGGCCTTTGTCGATTATGAGGGCTCGATCGTCGCGCTTTACTCGGTCAACGCAGTGCTGCGGAACGCTAACCCCAATGAGCGAAGAAGATGATCGCGGCCCTTCGTATGCAACCCAGGCGGAGCGATCAGGCGGGTTTCCAGCCGTAGACGTCCAGCAGTGCGTCGGCGACGATCCCGCGGATTTGGCCCAGACGCACGGGTTTGTGAACGACTTTGTAGGCGGCAAACCGCCTGGCTTCGGCTTCGATTTCGTCGTTCCAATCGGCACTCATCAACGCACAAGGCGGACGTTTCGGAACGTCACCCAGACGACGCAACAATTCCAGTCCGGTGACGCGAGGCATGTGCACATCGACCAGAGCGAAATGGATTTCCGTGTCGCCCAGGACGTGTAGCGCCTGTTGGCCATCGGCCGCTTGGTGAACGCAGAAACCGCTGCGTGTCAGAGCATCCGACAGGACGCCACGCAACGCAGCGTCGTCGTCGGTGATCAAAAGGTTGGGGACCACTTTGAATCACACCGCAAACAAACCAGCACTCGATTCACTGCCACCCTGGCAGGCTCGGTGACTGTACCATAATAGCCGCAATTTCAGTGCCATAACCACCTTAGGCAATCCCTCGCATGAATTCACCCGCCGGGTCCGCCCCCCAACCGCCCCAGTCCCCCGGACCGGTCACCGACGCGGCGAAGACCGGCCGACGCGAAAAGTCCGCCGCTTCGGGGCATCCGCCCGCCGCATCGACCCCCGGCACCGCGGCGGTCAGCGAATTGTCCAAACGCGTGATTGCCAACGTCGAACAAGCGATCGTCGGCAAACGAAAACAATTGGTTCTGTCGTTGGTGGCTTGGCTAAGCGGCGGACACATCTTGTTGGAAGACGTCCCCGGCGTGGCCAAGACCATGCTGGCAAGGGCGCTGGCGCGAAGTGTGGGCTGTCGTTTCAAACGCGTTCAGTGCACACCCGACTTGTTGCCCACCGACGTGACGGGCACGTCGATCTTCAACCAGAAAACGGCCGAGTTCGAATTTCGGCCCGGCCCGGTGTTCACCCAGATCTTGCTGGCCGATGAGATCAACCGCGCGACGCCGCGGACCCAGGCTTCGCTGCTGGAAGCGATGGCCGAATCGGCCGTGACCGTCGACGGGACGACGCACGCGTTGAAGCCACCGTTCTTGGTCATCGCCACACAAAACCCGGTGGATCACGAAGGGACGTTCCCATTGCCCGAAGCCCAGCTGGATCGCTTTCTGATGAAGTTCAGTCTGGGGTATCCGTCGGCGGAAGAAGAACTGCGGATGCTGACGTTGTTACAGCACGGCCACCCGGTCGACAAGTTGAAGCCGGTCGCCAAGGCGGAAGAATTGGTCGAAGCCCAGGCGGAGGTCCGTAAGGTCTACGTCGACGATCGGCTGCGAGAATACATGATGCAGATCATTTCGCAAACGCGTTCCCACGACGACTTGGCCCTGGGCGGCAGCCCCCGTGCGACCATCGCTCTGTTTCGTTGCAGCCAAGCGATGGCCGCGATCCGCGGACGCGCTTTCGTGATGCCCGATGACGTCAAACGCATCACCGCACCGGTGATCAGCCACCGCTTGATCGTTCGCCCGGAAAGCCGGCTGCGTA
Coding sequences within:
- a CDS encoding polysaccharide deacetylase family protein, which produces MSLFRQIAIDARAHLMGPLRRRRLKRLARDGAAPLNVPFYHRVATSHPNPWTIHPDQFRRHIDYLVDHMQPVDLATVQHRVDAGVNHHPTFTVTFDDGYADNMDDALPMLAERQIPTTYFVTTDHISTGRPFAHDVKAGQPLPVNTVGHVREICDAGIEIGLHTKRHVDFAKINTTAQVDDEIIGGKKDLEDIIGRPVRYFAVPFGMPPQITRAVVDAAHRAGLKGLCSAFGAYNLVGRDSYHIRRFHGDPQFGRFVNWLSFDPRKAAAEPIVDVSPSVADEHQSNDASDITLPFSTAIAPASLPPTALPQ
- a CDS encoding glycosyltransferase, producing the protein MFVITSMPVGGAETLLVNLMRRMNPDVVCPEVACLKDPGPLGQQIASEFPVHSNLIGGKYDIGVIRRLRRLIIDRNIDAVITVGAGDKMFWGRLAAAVAGVPVIASALHSTGWPDGVGRANRWLTGITDAFIAVADSHGKFLREFERFPDEKVHVIRNGVDCERFRHDESAGAWLRSELRLDETSRLVGIVAALREEKNHCMLVHAAAQLRESHSDLHWVVVGDGPQRPEIESLADQLGVADRIHLMGTRHDTPRIVAGLDLFTLCSLNEASPVSILEALACQVAVVSTDVGSIGETVIEGETGMLVPSEDVDAYAAAIGRLIDDPAMRQSMGTAGRERVLATGSVDSMVTGYQTLITDGYDAAIRPQKATARKPRGLLREVAASR
- a CDS encoding response regulator, with amino-acid sequence MVPNLLITDDDAALRGVLSDALTRSGFCVHQAADGQQALHVLGDTEIHFALVDVHMPRVTGLELLRRLGDVPKRPPCALMSADWNDEIEAEARRFAAYKVVHKPVRLGQIRGIVADALLDVYGWKPA
- a CDS encoding AAA family ATPase, with protein sequence MNSPAGSAPQPPQSPGPVTDAAKTGRREKSAASGHPPAASTPGTAAVSELSKRVIANVEQAIVGKRKQLVLSLVAWLSGGHILLEDVPGVAKTMLARALARSVGCRFKRVQCTPDLLPTDVTGTSIFNQKTAEFEFRPGPVFTQILLADEINRATPRTQASLLEAMAESAVTVDGTTHALKPPFLVIATQNPVDHEGTFPLPEAQLDRFLMKFSLGYPSAEEELRMLTLLQHGHPVDKLKPVAKAEELVEAQAEVRKVYVDDRLREYMMQIISQTRSHDDLALGGSPRATIALFRCSQAMAAIRGRAFVMPDDVKRITAPVISHRLIVRPESRLRKQTAEGILESILGQIAVPTIESP
- a CDS encoding lysophospholipid acyltransferase family protein — translated: MTLTSQAIVILAKLFSGFTVRWVDCQPDTCQRIYFANHTSHLDAVVLWSALPRNIRAVTRPVAAKDYWSKGWLKPHMARSFNALLIDRKKIKVHHSPIDIMIKEIGDIYSLIVFPEGGRSSGEEVGEFKSGLYYLGKKRPDLELMPVYIDNVNRILPRGEFLPVPLLSCITVGPPIFLEAGEPKADFLDRARKAVLNLKED
- a CDS encoding metallophosphoesterase family protein, translated to MPRTAILSDIHGNLAALEAVLKDVESQNCDRIVCLGDVVGYGPNPCECLDKVSKFEFCVLGNHDSSALFDPEGFNAAAEQAIFWTRDRLEESDGDPEAARRRMEFLCFLPRTVREGNVLFVHGSPRGPTNEYVFPEDTQNSKKMEKLFSMIPHLCFQGHTHVPGIFTQDLQFIASSALMSPYGTDNPSRRLMINVGSVGQPRDGDPRGCYVVFDGISVEFRRVEYDVERTVGLIEAEPDLDNFLGYRLRDGR